From a region of the Sulfuriferula plumbiphila genome:
- the hemF gene encoding oxygen-dependent coproporphyrinogen oxidase, producing the protein MNTVSIKEYLLELQELIVERMQQIDGKPFLRDSWVRPEGGGGTSCVLEEGHVLERGGVNFSHVFGDNLPPSASAVRPELAGRSFEAMGVSLVFHPRNPYAPTVHLNVRFFMATKPGAEPVWWFGGGMDLTPYYGFEEDAVHFHRTCRNALNPFDAAYYPRFKEWCDQYFFLKHRNEPRGIGGIFLDDFNERDFDFSFNLIQSVGDHFLSAYAPILERRMDTPYAERERDFQAYRRGRYVEFNLVYDRGTLFGLQSNGRAESILVSMPPVVKWRYHWQPEAGTAEARLYSDFLTGKDWLACN; encoded by the coding sequence ATGAACACTGTTTCAATCAAGGAATACCTTCTGGAACTGCAGGAACTCATTGTCGAGCGCATGCAACAGATTGACGGCAAGCCCTTCCTGCGCGACAGCTGGGTGCGTCCGGAGGGCGGTGGCGGCACCAGTTGCGTACTGGAAGAGGGCCACGTACTGGAGCGTGGCGGGGTGAATTTCTCCCACGTATTCGGCGACAATCTGCCGCCTTCCGCCAGCGCGGTGCGGCCGGAACTGGCGGGGCGCAGCTTCGAAGCAATGGGCGTATCGCTGGTGTTCCACCCGCGTAATCCCTATGCCCCCACCGTGCATCTCAATGTGCGTTTTTTCATGGCCACCAAACCCGGCGCCGAGCCCGTGTGGTGGTTCGGCGGCGGCATGGATCTGACGCCGTATTACGGTTTTGAGGAGGACGCGGTACATTTTCATCGCACCTGCCGCAACGCGCTGAATCCGTTTGACGCAGCCTATTACCCGCGTTTCAAGGAGTGGTGCGACCAATACTTTTTCCTCAAGCATCGCAACGAGCCACGCGGAATCGGCGGGATTTTCCTGGATGATTTCAACGAGCGTGATTTCGATTTCAGCTTCAACCTGATACAAAGCGTGGGCGACCATTTTCTCTCCGCCTACGCGCCCATCCTGGAGCGCCGCATGGACACCCCCTATGCCGAGCGCGAACGCGATTTTCAGGCGTATCGGCGCGGTCGCTATGTGGAGTTCAACCTGGTCTACGATCGCGGCACCCTGTTCGGCCTGCAATCCAATGGCCGCGCCGAATCCATCCTGGTATCCATGCCCCCTGTCGTCAAATGGCGCTACCACTGGCAACCCGAAGCGGGCACGGCGGAGGCACGCCTGTACAGCGACTTCCTCACTGGCAAAGACTGGCTCGCCTGCAACTAA
- a CDS encoding helix-turn-helix domain-containing protein, protein MDDYFRDLDGEIPAGIYDMVMSCVEQPLLEQVLRFAAGNQTRAAEYLGINRNTLRKKMAQYGIK, encoded by the coding sequence ATGGACGACTATTTCCGCGATCTGGATGGGGAAATACCTGCGGGCATATACGACATGGTGATGTCCTGCGTGGAGCAGCCACTATTGGAACAAGTCCTGCGCTTCGCCGCGGGCAACCAGACCCGCGCCGCCGAATATCTGGGCATCAACCGCAACACCCTGCGCAAGAAGATGGCGCAATACGGAATCAAGTAA
- the purD gene encoding phosphoribosylamine--glycine ligase, with protein MKALVIGSGGREHAIAWRLAQSPRISKVLVAPGNAGTARDPALTNVPVSAIPSLVEFARREDVAFTVVGPEAPLAAGVVDAFRAAGLKIFGPTRAAAQLEASKDFAKAFMARHNIPTAKYQTFSAAQAAHAYIDANGAPIVIKADGLAAGKGVVVAQTLAEAHAAVDMMLDGNKLGSAGARVVIEEFLTGEEASFIVMCDGEHVLPLATSQDHKRLLDGDAGPNTGGMGAYSPAPVVTPEIHARVLREVIAPVVAGMKKEGVAYTGFLYAGLMIDAAGNIKVLEFNCRMGDPETQPIMLRLKSDLVGIMEHAVNGTLDKVEAEWDRRTALGVVLAAANYPDAPRSGDVIGGLPRDDGDFHVFHAGTALRDRNVVTSGGRVLCVTALGDSVKIAQRRAYEIADQIHFDGCQMRRDIGYRAIDKKSR; from the coding sequence ATGAAAGCTCTAGTCATCGGTTCCGGCGGACGCGAACACGCCATTGCCTGGCGGCTCGCCCAGTCACCGCGCATTTCCAAGGTGTTGGTTGCGCCCGGCAACGCCGGTACGGCACGCGATCCGGCACTCACCAATGTGCCGGTGAGCGCCATTCCCAGCCTGGTGGAGTTTGCCCGGCGCGAAGACGTCGCCTTCACCGTGGTCGGACCGGAAGCGCCGCTGGCCGCCGGCGTAGTGGACGCCTTTCGTGCGGCGGGCCTGAAAATTTTCGGGCCTACCCGGGCGGCCGCCCAACTGGAAGCCTCCAAGGATTTCGCCAAGGCGTTCATGGCGCGGCACAACATTCCTACCGCGAAATACCAGACTTTCAGCGCAGCGCAGGCAGCCCATGCCTACATTGATGCCAACGGCGCGCCTATCGTCATCAAGGCCGATGGGCTGGCGGCGGGCAAGGGCGTGGTGGTCGCGCAAACCCTGGCAGAAGCTCACGCTGCCGTGGACATGATGCTGGACGGTAACAAACTCGGCAGCGCTGGCGCGCGCGTGGTGATTGAGGAATTTCTCACTGGCGAGGAAGCCAGCTTCATCGTGATGTGCGACGGCGAGCACGTGCTGCCGCTGGCCACCAGCCAGGATCACAAGCGCCTGCTGGATGGCGATGCAGGCCCCAACACTGGCGGCATGGGCGCTTATTCGCCGGCACCGGTGGTCACTCCGGAAATCCATGCGCGCGTGCTGCGCGAAGTAATCGCGCCGGTGGTGGCGGGAATGAAAAAAGAAGGCGTGGCCTATACCGGCTTTCTCTATGCCGGTTTGATGATCGACGCCGCAGGCAATATCAAGGTGCTGGAATTCAACTGCCGCATGGGCGATCCGGAAACCCAACCCATCATGCTGCGCCTGAAATCCGACCTGGTCGGCATCATGGAACACGCGGTCAACGGCACGCTGGACAAAGTGGAAGCCGAGTGGGATCGGCGCACCGCGCTGGGCGTGGTGTTGGCGGCGGCGAATTACCCGGACGCGCCGCGCAGCGGCGATGTGATTGGCGGCCTGCCCAGGGATGACGGAGACTTCCACGTATTTCACGCCGGCACGGCACTCAGGGACCGCAATGTGGTGACCAGCGGCGGGCGCGTGCTGTGCGTCACCGCACTGGGCGACAGCGTGAAAATCGCCCAGCGCCGCGCCTATGAGATTGCCGACCAGATTCACTTCGACGGCTGCCAGATGCGGCGCGATATCGGTTACCGTGCAATTGACAAAAAATCCCGCTGA
- a CDS encoding L-threonylcarbamoyladenylate synthase, which yields MQLTKNPADSALRGWLKSGGVIAYPTESCYGLGCDPMNPHAVQRILQLKGRPQSKGLILIAARVEQLKRYVDAEALQAAGDSGYWPGPVTLLLPATRHCPPWLTGRHDKLAVRVTAHPAAALLCEHLGTALVSTSANRAGGRSLKNARDCYRMFGGQTRVIPGKTGTARRPSTIIDFATGDILRS from the coding sequence GTGCAATTGACAAAAAATCCCGCTGATTCTGCGTTGCGTGGCTGGCTGAAGTCGGGTGGCGTGATTGCCTACCCCACCGAATCCTGCTATGGGCTGGGTTGCGATCCAATGAACCCGCACGCCGTCCAACGCATTCTGCAGCTCAAGGGACGACCGCAGTCCAAGGGGCTGATACTGATCGCCGCGCGCGTCGAACAACTCAAACGCTACGTGGATGCCGAAGCCTTACAGGCTGCCGGGGATTCCGGCTACTGGCCGGGTCCGGTCACCTTGCTGCTGCCCGCGACCAGGCATTGCCCGCCCTGGCTCACCGGACGCCATGACAAGCTGGCGGTACGCGTCACCGCGCACCCGGCCGCGGCCCTGTTGTGCGAACACCTGGGTACGGCGCTGGTTTCCACCAGTGCCAATCGGGCAGGCGGCAGGTCACTGAAAAACGCACGCGACTGCTACCGGATGTTCGGCGGCCAAACCCGCGTCATCCCCGGTAAAACCGGCACAGCCCGGCGCCCCAGTACCATTATTGATTTTGCCACCGGTGACATCTTGCGCAGCTAA
- the dusB gene encoding tRNA dihydrouridine synthase DusB, protein MRIGSHTLKNNLIVAPMAGVTDRPFRQLCKQMGAGMAVSEMVTSNSLLYGSAKTARRANHDGEVDPISVQIAGADPAMMAQAARHNVDRGAQIIDINMGCPAKKICNVMAGSALLQDEPLVTRILEAVVNAVPGVPVTLKIRTGWDKQHKNALTVLNIAQNSGIQALAMHGRTRACGYTGNAEYDTIAAVKAAARIPIIANGDITTPEKAKFVLDYTGADAVMIGRAAQGRPWIFREIEYFLQTGTPLPAPEVEEIHRVLLDHLHDLYGFYGEHAGVRIARKHISWYTRGLQDSATFRQAMNQLQDATGQEAAVNEFFDRCRARGQRLDYVATDNSRLNETSLAA, encoded by the coding sequence ATGCGCATTGGTTCCCACACCCTCAAGAACAACCTGATTGTCGCCCCCATGGCGGGGGTGACCGATCGGCCTTTCCGACAGCTGTGCAAGCAGATGGGGGCGGGCATGGCGGTGTCGGAGATGGTGACTTCCAACTCGCTGCTGTACGGCTCGGCCAAGACCGCACGCCGCGCCAACCATGACGGCGAAGTGGACCCGATTTCGGTACAGATTGCCGGTGCCGACCCGGCGATGATGGCGCAGGCGGCGCGTCACAATGTCGATCGCGGCGCGCAGATCATCGACATCAATATGGGCTGTCCGGCCAAGAAAATCTGCAACGTGATGGCGGGCTCGGCGTTGTTGCAGGACGAACCGCTGGTGACGCGCATTCTGGAGGCGGTAGTGAACGCAGTGCCCGGCGTGCCGGTCACGCTCAAGATTCGCACCGGCTGGGACAAGCAGCATAAAAATGCGCTCACTGTTCTGAATATCGCGCAGAACAGCGGCATCCAGGCGCTGGCGATGCACGGCCGCACCCGCGCCTGCGGTTACACCGGCAACGCCGAGTATGACACCATCGCTGCGGTCAAGGCAGCAGCGCGTATTCCCATCATCGCCAACGGCGATATCACGACGCCGGAAAAGGCAAAATTCGTGCTCGATTACACGGGTGCTGATGCAGTGATGATAGGCCGCGCTGCCCAGGGGCGTCCGTGGATTTTTCGCGAGATCGAATACTTCCTGCAAACCGGCACCCCCCTGCCCGCGCCTGAAGTAGAGGAAATCCACCGCGTGCTGCTCGATCATTTGCACGACCTCTACGGCTTTTACGGCGAGCATGCCGGGGTACGCATTGCGCGCAAGCATATCTCCTGGTACACCAGGGGCTTGCAGGATTCCGCCACCTTTCGCCAGGCCATGAACCAGCTGCAAGACGCTACCGGGCAGGAAGCGGCGGTGAATGAGTTTTTCGACCGGTGCCGCGCGCGCGGGCAGCGACTCGATTACGTCGCAACCGACAATAGCCGCCTCAACGAAACATCGCTTGCCGCCTGA
- the purH gene encoding bifunctional phosphoribosylaminoimidazolecarboxamide formyltransferase/IMP cyclohydrolase: MAFIQRALISVSDKTGVLELAKGLREFNIEMLSTGGTARMLAEHGIQVTEVADYTGFPEMLDGRVKTLHPKIHGGILARRDLAEHAEAVREAGIGYIDLVVVNLYPFSQTVARPDCALPDAIENIDIGGPAMVRSAAKNYQHVAVVTDPADYASVLAELKASHGSLSTASCYNLARKAFSHTAQYDSAISNYLTAYEMNGERADFPGRLNLNFERLQSMRYGENPHQAAAFYRDLHPAAGTLSHYTQLQGKELSYNNIGDADAAWECVKTFDAPACVIIKHANPSGVALAADTLSAYRLAFATDAASAFGGIIAFNREVDAATAEAVSGQFMEVLIAPAYSAAALELLAKKASVRVLAVPLAASHNALELKRVGGGLLVQTADTFNITAADLKVVSQRQPGPQEIQDMLFAWRVAKFVKSNAIVFAAGGRTLGVGAGQMSRVDSTRIAVIKAGHAGLPLAGCAVASDAFFPFRDGLDVLAAAGAKAVIQPGGSVKDAEVIAAADEHGIAMVFTGHRHFRH, from the coding sequence ATGGCTTTCATCCAACGTGCGCTGATCAGCGTTTCCGACAAGACCGGCGTGCTGGAACTCGCCAAAGGCTTGCGCGAATTCAACATCGAGATGCTGTCCACCGGCGGCACTGCCAGGATGCTCGCCGAGCACGGCATCCAGGTGACCGAGGTGGCGGATTACACCGGCTTCCCCGAAATGCTCGATGGCCGGGTGAAAACCCTGCACCCGAAAATCCACGGCGGCATCCTGGCGCGGCGCGACCTGGCCGAACACGCCGAAGCAGTGCGTGAGGCCGGCATCGGCTACATCGACCTGGTGGTGGTAAACCTCTACCCGTTCAGCCAGACCGTCGCCAGGCCGGACTGCGCCCTGCCCGATGCCATCGAGAACATCGACATCGGCGGCCCCGCCATGGTGCGCTCTGCTGCCAAGAACTACCAGCACGTCGCCGTGGTGACGGATCCGGCCGATTACGCCAGCGTGCTCGCCGAGCTCAAAGCCAGCCACGGCTCGCTGTCCACCGCAAGCTGCTACAACCTGGCGCGCAAGGCGTTTTCGCATACCGCCCAGTACGACAGCGCGATTTCCAATTACCTGACTGCATACGAGATGAACGGTGAACGCGCCGACTTTCCCGGCCGCCTCAACCTCAACTTCGAGCGCCTACAATCGATGCGCTACGGCGAGAACCCGCATCAGGCAGCGGCGTTCTACCGCGACCTCCATCCCGCGGCGGGGACGCTGTCGCACTACACCCAGTTGCAGGGCAAGGAATTGTCCTACAACAACATCGGCGACGCCGACGCGGCGTGGGAATGCGTCAAGACTTTCGACGCGCCTGCCTGCGTCATCATCAAGCACGCCAACCCCAGTGGCGTGGCGCTGGCGGCGGATACCTTGAGCGCCTACCGGCTGGCGTTCGCGACTGATGCCGCCTCCGCTTTCGGCGGCATCATCGCCTTCAACCGCGAAGTGGACGCTGCCACCGCCGAAGCGGTATCCGGCCAGTTCATGGAAGTGCTGATTGCACCGGCCTACAGTGCGGCAGCACTGGAACTGCTGGCGAAAAAGGCCAGTGTGCGCGTGCTCGCCGTGCCGCTCGCTGCTAGTCACAACGCGCTGGAGCTCAAACGCGTCGGCGGCGGTCTGCTGGTGCAGACGGCGGACACCTTCAACATCACCGCAGCCGATTTGAAAGTGGTCAGCCAGCGCCAGCCCGGCCCGCAGGAAATCCAGGACATGCTGTTCGCCTGGCGCGTGGCCAAGTTCGTCAAATCCAACGCCATCGTATTTGCTGCCGGCGGACGCACTCTGGGCGTGGGCGCGGGCCAAATGAGCCGGGTGGATTCCACCCGCATCGCCGTCATCAAGGCGGGCCATGCCGGCTTGCCGCTGGCGGGCTGCGCAGTGGCGTCCGACGCCTTCTTCCCGTTCCGTGACGGACTCGACGTGCTCGCCGCAGCCGGCGCCAAAGCCGTCATCCAGCCGGGCGGCAGCGTCAAGGACGCAGAAGTCATTGCCGCTGCCGACGAGCACGGAATCGCCATGGTGTTTACCGGACACCGCCATTTCCGTCACTAA